The genomic stretch AATTGAATAGGCTGCTTGTTTACGAGCGTTTGTACTTCCTTTAAAACTTGTTCAGCGGTATCTTCATCCATCATCGTTAAATCCTGTTCAATGAATAAGGTGACTAGCGTCTGTATGGCTTTCTCAATCTGTCTTTTATCAGAATTAGGAAGAAGAAAGCGCAATTCGTCTAGAGCCTCTGTTACATCGCTGTACTGACTAAGCACGATCCCGGTAATGAGCTTTCGAATGGAAAGAGCATCCTTTGCTTCAATATGTCCGACCATACCAAAATCGATAAAAACGATCGTCCCGTCTTCTTGAATAAGGAGGTTACCAGAGTGAGGATCGGCATGAAATTGTCCTTCTTGAAGAAGCTGTTCAAGATACCCCTTTAAAAGCTTGCGAGCTAGCTCTCGTCGATTAATGGCTTTCTCGTCAATATAAGAAAGGTTTGTTATACGAGCGCCTTCCATCCATTCCATGACAAGCACTTTTTTCGTTGACCATTCTTGGACGTAATTTGGCACCCGGTAGCCTGGACTATTGCTGTAGCGCTCCTTAAAGTGAATGCCATTTTTCAATTCTTTCTTAAAATCAAGCTCATCTTCAATCACATGACGAACTTCCTCGTAAAGCCTGCTTAGATCAAGCTGCTTGCCGTACGACGTAAACTTATCCATAAGCCAGAACACGATGCGAAGGGCTTGAAAGTCAGCCCGAATAATCTTGCGAATATTGGGGCGGCGTATTTTAATTGCCACTTCTTCGCCTGATTTTAATGTTGCTCTGTACACCTGTCCTATGGAAGCTGATGCAATCGGCCGATCTGAAAGGTTGTTAATCACATCTTGAACGTCGGCTGCCCATTCTTCTTCAAGAATTTGTTTCGCTTTCTCCCAGGAAAAAGAAGGGACGCGGTCAACGAGATCTTCAATTTCTTCTAGAAAAACTTTTGGAAGGATATCTGCTCTTGTTGAGAGGAATTGTCCTAGCTTAACGAGCAGTCCTTCAAGCCGAATCGCTTTTTCCTTGTACTCTTTTGCCTGCTTTTTTAATAGTTTCTGCCATTGTTCCTGATCCCACGAATGCTTGCTTTTTCTTCGAAAGCGTTCAAGTTGGAGGAAGAACTTAATGGACATCCAAACAATCACACTAATCCGATACAGCGATTGATATTTCATAGACGACTCCTACTCCTGAATAAGTTGTTTAGTGTTTAACATAGCCTATTTCCAGCGATTAGAAACAATTTTTACAAGTAAGGAGCACATCAAAACCCCTATCACAATTAAGGATAGGGGTAGGTTCGAAATGCATAACTTAAACCGGTGCATTTACTTCAAGGTCTTCAATTTCTTTCTCCTGGTATTGCACATCTTTTCTAGCATGAAAGCGATCTGCTTTTTCAACGGTTACTGTAATGTTGTAGTCAGGAATACCGGCATATTTCTCATATCTTCCTCGAGGTAAAAGGAAGTTCCCTTCAGGAAAGTGTACTTCAAGATTTCCGCTTGCGATATCTACAAATTTAGCTCTTCCTTGAAAGACACCGAATCCATTGTAGATAACAATTCCTTCTCCTTCAGTGATGCTTAGTCTACTTGCATCTTTTGCATTTATAAGCACGTCATATCGCTCTGCTTTGTTGAACGGGTCCGTTTCTTTATAAACCATAGAGTTAAATTGCTTGCCACGTCGTGAGGTCACAATGAACTGCCCATCCTTTTTGCCAAGATCCGGGATCTCTACAGGAACGAGATTTCCTCTTCCATCTGGAGTCGGGCAGATGCCGCCTTCACATAACCAGGCGCCACCCCATTGGAAGACGTCACCTTTCTTCGATAAGTGTTGAATGCCGTCATAATCACGATTAGCAATGGCGATTTCACTACGGATCTCCTGACCTGTTGTGAAATCAACTAAGTGAGCAGTCTCTGGCTTAACTCGCTTTGCAAGATCAATATAGATTTTCCATTCCGAACGCGCTTCTTCTACTTGATTTTGATTTCCGTCTATTTCAGGTGAAAAGTAAACCATTCGCTCGGTTGAAGTAGAAGTACCGCCGCCTTCTTGTTCATATCGCGTTCGAGCGGGTAGCACGATAACGGCTTCTTTAGCATCGACTAGAGTAGAGGTGTTAAGGATAATATCCTGATGGACGCGAATATCTAGCTCAGATAAGGCTTTTTCAATAAAATCAGGGTCAGGCATCGTTTCAAGGAAATTTCCTCCTGATAAGTAGTAAAGTTTTATCTTTCGTTCGTGATCATCTGGAAGGACGATGTTTTCTAAGGTCACCCCGACGATATCACCCTGCCATTTCGGCAGCTCAAATCCCCATACTTGTTCCATACGCCGAATATTGTTGACGTCAAATCCACCTCCAGGTAAAACAAACGGATCGGCTCCCATTTCTCCCGATCCCTGTACAGATGAGTGGCCACGGAAAGGCATTAAGCCACTATTTTTTTTGCCTAGGAAACCACGGAGTAGAGCGAGATTAGCTACTTGTGAAATGTTGTCTGTTGCAAAAGAGTGCATGGTTAAACCAAGCGCCCATGCGAAAACAGCACTTTGGCTTTTAGCTAGAAGGAGAGAGAGTTCAATGATACGCTCTTTTGCTATGCCAGAAGAGCGAACGATCTCCTCCCAAGATTGAAGTTGAACGTTTGCTTTTAACGCTTCATACCCATTCACATGTTCTTGAACAAATGAGTGATTAATCGCTGAGCCATGCTTCTCCTCTTCCATGTCAAACCAGTGCTTCATAATGCCGTGCATGAAGGCAATATCTCCTCCAACGTTTACCTGATAGAAGTCGTCCGCTAATTTGGTTCCAAATAGAGCGGACTCACCGTTTGATGGGATCCAATATTTGTCCATTGCTGGCTCTTTGTACGGGTTGACCATAATGATTTTCGTGCCTCTTTTTTTTGCTTCAAGCATGTATTTGGTTGATACGGGTGAACTATTTGATGCGACGCTTCCCCAGAACATTAAAACGTCCGTTCCAAACCAATCTTGATAATTGACTGTCGACGCTCCTACACCGATTGAGCGTTTTAAAGCGGTTTTACTTGGTGAGTGGCAAATACGTGACGCGTTGTCAATATGGTTAGTACCTAGAAATCGAGCCACTTTCGATGCGACGTAATAAGACTCGTTTGTAATTCCTCTTGATGTTAAGTAAAAGGCGTACTGTTTTGGATTAAGCTTTTTCATCTTTTGTGCGATAAGATCCATTGCCTCTTCCCAAGTAAGACGAGAGAAGTGGTTTTCTCCTTTTCGGCGAATTAAGGGGTAAGGGATCCGTCCTAATTTGCGAAGTTCTGTACTGCTGTATTGACGAAGCTCTTTAATATCAGAATGAAGCACGTCTTGATCGATTGCTGGCATTGTGTTTAGTCTTAGTACGTTAAGTCGTGTTGTGCAAACGTGAGGACCTTTTAATGTTTGATCATATAATCCTGAAACCCCTAAAGCACAGCCATCACAAACGCCCTGTGTTAAAATTCGCGTCGCATAGCTGATATTATCACGATTTTCCCATGCGATTTTTGCAGTGTCTCGGAAGTGCTGAGGTTTTACTTTTCCTAATCCAAAGGGGATGGGACTTACCCAATGTTTTGGCTGTGGTTTCTTTGTGGCTTTAATTGGTCCTTGATGTTTTGTTTTACCCATTAGTTTCACTCCTATAATTAACTACAAATAAAAAACCACTGCTCGCCCGTCGCTTGTGACAGAAAAGCAGTGGTTGAGTCTTTAGCAGGATCGCTACCAAGTGCCTAACCAGAGGTTATTTATATGTTTTCTATTAAGAACTTTTCATTTTTTCTTCTATGTTTTGGTCAAATACAAAGATTGACATCCCAAAGTCACGATCAATATCGATATCGACGAAGAGATCAAGAAATTTACTGTCTAGAAACTCTTCCATCTGCACCGGAGGATGATTGCGATACATTTCTTTCACCATTTCAGTTCTTGCAGCTCGAAGCATTTGTTTGCCGTCATCTGCACTAGCAATAAATTTTTCTACAGGTGAAAGGTTTCCTTCCATTTCACAAATTGCCCAGTTTTTGCAAAACGTTGTTGTGATCTTACTCGGTCCTTTTCCCATGTGTTTCTTACGAAAAGAACGAACAAGGTTGCTAAATTCTGCTTCATACTTATTCATACTGTCCTACCTTCTTATCGAGATGATCTTATCCAACTTTACTACATGATCATAACTACTTAAAGAATTTACATATTTACAGCCGTAAGCGTTTCATTTTCTTTACGAAGCCTACGAATATCTTTTCGAATGACGATTGAAATAATGAGGGCGACAACAAACATGCCCGCAAAGAAAGTTAAACTTGCAGCGTAACTTCCAGTAGTATCCTTCATCCATGCAGCGAACATAGGTCCAACAAGTCCCGCTGCGGCCCAGGCTGTTAGAATGTACCCGTGAATCGCACCGAGCTGTTTTGTGCCAAACATGTCACCAATA from Bacillus sp. Cs-700 encodes the following:
- a CDS encoding AarF/UbiB family protein; this encodes MKYQSLYRISVIVWMSIKFFLQLERFRRKSKHSWDQEQWQKLLKKQAKEYKEKAIRLEGLLVKLGQFLSTRADILPKVFLEEIEDLVDRVPSFSWEKAKQILEEEWAADVQDVINNLSDRPIASASIGQVYRATLKSGEEVAIKIRRPNIRKIIRADFQALRIVFWLMDKFTSYGKQLDLSRLYEEVRHVIEDELDFKKELKNGIHFKERYSNSPGYRVPNYVQEWSTKKVLVMEWMEGARITNLSYIDEKAINRRELARKLLKGYLEQLLQEGQFHADPHSGNLLIQEDGTIVFIDFGMVGHIEAKDALSIRKLITGIVLSQYSDVTEALDELRFLLPNSDKRQIEKAIQTLVTLFIEQDLTMMDEDTAEQVLKEVQTLVNKQPIQLPSEFAFLGRAISTIVGILYTLDPEIDLIEEGKPIVQEWINREESADYDPKNLLKQFYARISSIENPLDRLSDEFTDHRQWEENVKKTEIQSKSMLWNKHYAFILFSLSFIGFFISLAFEIQSLFLPTVISSGITLLALFTVSAMEKRLWLKKEK
- a CDS encoding DUF2294 domain-containing protein, which translates into the protein MNKYEAEFSNLVRSFRKKHMGKGPSKITTTFCKNWAICEMEGNLSPVEKFIASADDGKQMLRAARTEMVKEMYRNHPPVQMEEFLDSKFLDLFVDIDIDRDFGMSIFVFDQNIEEKMKSS
- a CDS encoding FdhF/YdeP family oxidoreductase, translated to MGKTKHQGPIKATKKPQPKHWVSPIPFGLGKVKPQHFRDTAKIAWENRDNISYATRILTQGVCDGCALGVSGLYDQTLKGPHVCTTRLNVLRLNTMPAIDQDVLHSDIKELRQYSSTELRKLGRIPYPLIRRKGENHFSRLTWEEAMDLIAQKMKKLNPKQYAFYLTSRGITNESYYVASKVARFLGTNHIDNASRICHSPSKTALKRSIGVGASTVNYQDWFGTDVLMFWGSVASNSSPVSTKYMLEAKKRGTKIIMVNPYKEPAMDKYWIPSNGESALFGTKLADDFYQVNVGGDIAFMHGIMKHWFDMEEEKHGSAINHSFVQEHVNGYEALKANVQLQSWEEIVRSSGIAKERIIELSLLLAKSQSAVFAWALGLTMHSFATDNISQVANLALLRGFLGKKNSGLMPFRGHSSVQGSGEMGADPFVLPGGGFDVNNIRRMEQVWGFELPKWQGDIVGVTLENIVLPDDHERKIKLYYLSGGNFLETMPDPDFIEKALSELDIRVHQDIILNTSTLVDAKEAVIVLPARTRYEQEGGGTSTSTERMVYFSPEIDGNQNQVEEARSEWKIYIDLAKRVKPETAHLVDFTTGQEIRSEIAIANRDYDGIQHLSKKGDVFQWGGAWLCEGGICPTPDGRGNLVPVEIPDLGKKDGQFIVTSRRGKQFNSMVYKETDPFNKAERYDVLINAKDASRLSITEGEGIVIYNGFGVFQGRAKFVDIASGNLEVHFPEGNFLLPRGRYEKYAGIPDYNITVTVEKADRFHARKDVQYQEKEIEDLEVNAPV